The nucleotide sequence ttttgaaggtctagctaccatattattacccacaagggtaaaggaacagtaccactgctggataattggaaagtccctgtttgtcaacttatgtgcttcgtggcaaggtagactagcaaacatgcccaacctttactcacattcgagaaaacactcccaacaagattgcttgctccaaaatcgaagagacatcgtcctccgaatctcgagagccagactctcaacatgactactttctcaaaatcgaagagagggtaaaggaacagtaccattgctggataattggaaagtccctgtgtgtcaacctttgtgcctcgtggcaaggtagactagcaaacatgcccaacctttactcacattcgagacaacactcccaacagattgcttgctccaaaatcgaagaggcaccgccctccgaatctcgagagccaaactcccaacatgattactttctcaaaaatcgaagagacactgctctccgaatctcgagagccagacccccagcatgattgctttctcaaaaatcgaagaggcatcgttctcagaatctcgagagccagataccacagaccactttttcaaagtgctctgacagagttaaaacatgtgaaactggcagctcccactaccgtgctatgaccaagcagggtaaaggaatagcattactacttcttagggagactcctatatatgtcgacctccatccccaacagacaggcagacctgcaaaaatgctcaacccttcatcatatctgagagggcactcccaacgaagcctttcgaaatattcagctttccttccccccgataatacctctgcaaacaagctatactagagcaagaatatctcatatcatcagggttaaaagcaagagtatcccatatcatgctttttccctgtcttttcctttgaccttgtttttacctgcaagacaaggagaaagagagcaatcagtcagcacttggaatcaagcttccagccaggaactgactgcctggaaccccttacctgattacttacctggcattgctctcgagtactcatcttcaacatcttatatttccagggaagattccgcatctgcttgaggaacagatagggcaagtgcgaaggatacaaggaagcatgtggagacaagcgtaacagcacacgtgccgatacatccattactctgtcaaaagcaaaagtattccatatcagcagggtggaacgcactctagatttgatggacttgttttgaccctcaaattcttcagtcggccttatactctggaggaaaccagaaaaccctcaagctcagttcaagaataagcctgtggaaagttacttcttcaaaagcaatagtatctcatatcatctcttctcatttttcttctctttatccttcatgctgctgcaagatggggagaaggtgaacaatcagtcggagctctgattgcttaccttgtctgtcacctctttcagcagaccccctagctcggcgacttgggggactcctactacatggtttgtatcgcgcttgaccaagcctgaaactacaagtaagcttcaagtgaaattgatacattaccttgtgcatctccaccagttaaagataccacccctggatggaggaagagtacttccagagaagatgccacatctacctatgagacagataaggcaagtcaagacgacaccacactccgatacttagaagtttcgtgattacgagatcattctcctacaatatttcctaatgtcatttgtactaaatcattcacttgtactcactaaaggagagcttgaacctatgtacttgtgtaaacccttcacaattaatgagaactcttctattccgtggacgtagccaatctgggtgaaccacgtacatcttgtgtttgctttcctatctctatccatttatatacttatccacgctaatgaccggagcaatctagcgaagatcacaaaaagcgaccgttttcgctacctaggatctatcttgcaagagaacggagaattagatggagatctcaaccatagaatacgagctggatggatgaagtgtaagaatgcatccggcgtgttgtgtgaccgtcgtaggccactgaagctcaagggaaaattttataggacggcaataaggccagcgatgttgtatgacacagaatgttggacggtgaagcatcaacacgtacacaaaatgggtgtagcggagatgaggatgcttcgtgggatgtgtgggcacacgagaaaggataagattgggactgaggatatccgaggtaaagtaggagtagccgaaattgtaggaaagatgagagaaaatcggctccggtgatttggacatgtgcaaagaaggccgaatgacgctccggttcgaagatgtgactacgggacagaggttcagggccgaaggggtagaggaagacctaggaaaactttggaagagactctaagaaaagacttagagtacttggatctaacggaggacatgacacaaaaccgagcgcaatggcgttctaggattcatatagccgaccccacttagtgggaaaaggctttgttgttgttgttgttgttgttgttgttgtgtgtgtgtgttcctATGGTTTAACTTATCAAGGGAATTTAATTATAACCATTTGGGCAAACGAAATAAGGAAAATTTTACCTAATGTGTTTCCTTGAGGACTCGAGTTAGAAGTTGAAAGTACAATGTGACTATGTTGTTTGTGATGTTGACCATTATCATACACTAAGTTATTGAGATGAAAATGATAAGAAAGTGCAACTTAAGTTTTTCTTCTCAGTAGCTGTGTTCAAGAGTTTTATCTTATATCTCATCTCTCCTCAATTTTATTTGTTGCAGGAGCGTGGGCTAGATTCTGCAGATTTGATTTCTTTCCTGCTAGaacttagttttcatgttaCAGGCGAGGTATTGGTTATATGCCTTTGTATACATGACTATTCTTTTGCAGTAGCATGTGCTTTATTGAATTTCCCCATATTttcttaggaaaactaatgaaaagggcttgaaaactttgagttttaatgataaggacaaaataaagggtaaagtgaatagtaccaggattgactttttagtgtataaatgtggtttttcgttaaagtgaacagtaccgggtgcttttcgttaaagttccctattttcttttgtggctaatattttttttttccaattgaaACATAAATAGTGTTGCAGTAAATGCTGCCATAAGAACTTTTGATAGAATTCAATTCATTATCTTTTTGTAGAAAGCGTTTCCTTCCACATGGGAAGTTTGTACCTGGAATTTTTCTCTCAACTCttgattctattttttttattttgtgtgcaAGGCATATAACATAAATACATTGAATGAGAGGCAGAAGAATATAATCAAGGATCTTGCAGATTTGGGACTGATCAAACTTCAGCAGGTTATACTTTTCTGATTTATTCTTGGTTGTACATGTGCTGATAATTTCCCAGATGATAGTTTAACCATATCCTAACATCAAGTTTAATTTGCTGCCTTTTTGTGTACTTATCCAGGGAAGGAAAGACAGTTGGTTTATACCTACTGAATTAGCTACTAATCTATCAGTTAGCTTGACAGACTCATCATCGAGGAAACAGGTATGTTATTTGTACTCATGCTAGCTTTGTCGCAAATTGGTTATTCTGCAACTGATTCTCTATCATCAAGAAAACTGGAGTGCATTCCATGGCTATACATGCTACTTACGAATTGTTTACTTGATTTTTGTTCAGGGATTTGTTGTTGTGGAAACAAACTTCAGACTCTATGCCTACTCAACATCTAAATTACATTGTGAAATTTTACGTCTTTTCTCAAGGTATATGTTGACCAATTGGTCGATCAACTGCCTTGTACAGTTTGcagtttctgttttcttttagtcaTGAGACACATGAAATAATTATTGCATGCTGTTTGAATATCCTTTTAATTATGGCCTAGAAATTGTTGAAAGCACAAAGAGATGCATATAAGAAAGATGGTAGAAGAAAATCAAGCTGAAGGCTTATAAATGCATTTTTGGATCTCCTGCCTCTGAATTTTCTCGTCCTAGGGTCAGGGGGGAGAGTTAGCATTTAGCTACAGTGGGGGTGTCATTGTTTTGGTTGTGTTGGTATACAATACTTCTTGTTCTTTTTAATTTCTGAGCtaagtttttattaaaattcttactaaaattttctttttctactcTGTGCAGGGTAGAATATCAACTTCCAAACCTTATCGTTGGAGCAATAACAAAAGAAAGTTTATATAGTGCTTTTGAAAATGGCATCACTGGAGAACAggcaaatattttctttttgttactctACTTTTAGTTTTTCAGTATAAGTCTTAAGTAATTTTGGCTATACTTAGTCCTCCTCAAGCTGTCTGAGAGTCGTGGGAAAACGATGGTATACTTAGTTGAGATAACTGCCGCAATTCTTGTACAACAAATGAGTAGAAAGATACAGCCTTTCTAGGGATGTTTTGCTTCACAAGCTTAAAAATTAAGATGTTCTTCTTCAGTAGTCTTTCTTGGCTTTTTCTCCGTCTAGCCCTTATGCTTCTTTATGCAGTAGATTTTTAGATGACCTTCATTTTAGTTGCTATTTTTTCTCTACAGTTTAGGGTTTTTCAGTTCTTGGTTTACTGAGCGTATATCCCCGTGTGCTTATGGAAAAGGCTTCAAGTGCTAGTACCTATCTTTCTGTATGCACACACGCACATCCTCCCAAGTCACATGGGAGAAAGGGTTGCTGAAACTGTTTCTGGAATGTTGGAagtctaatatttttttatatattttttttggcaGATAATTTCTTTTCTTCAGCAGAATGCACATCCACGCGTTGCAGAGAGAGTACCATCCGTACCTGAGAATGTCACAGATCAGGTCTGATCCTTCTCTATCTTCATATTTGAATTCAGCAAAATATTTGAGAGTTCAATTTGCTTGACTCCGATGGAGAAAAAAATGTCCAATATCAAGCTCATCTATGCTCttctataaaattaaatataacagAGTTCTTTGAATTGGATAGTTTTTATTATGTTATGTTGTAAGCGACTTCCATGCATGTTGGTATTCTGACGTTTTCAAATTCACTCGTATCTGGCAGATTAGGCTGTGGGAAACAGATCTGAATAGGGTTGAGATGACTCCAGCTTATTATTACGATGAATTTCCAACGAGGGTGACAATCCGCTTTCCAAAATTGATGCGTGTATATTGTTTTTCGTTGTTATCATTTTTCTAAGATCTTTCCTTTATAACTGCCAGGAACTCCTCGAGGGTGCGTCTGACTTTGCGCGAGGCTATAATGCTCTGCTGTGGGAGGATGTAAATTCGAAAAAGATGCGTTTAGTGGTCAAGGCAGAAAACCACGTGCACATGCGAGAATATCTTGGACGTCAAAGGCAGTAAGAGGCTGTTATCGGTTAACAAATTCCGGCAAAGCTCGCTGCTGCGGAAAATGCTCGGTCTAAGATCCTTGGAGCTGTTACATATAAAAGTTTTGTTCTTATAGCTGGAATTGCTTGCAAAGTCATAACTCTTTGGGAGTTTTAACTTTGCATGGCAACCGCAGTGGAAAATTGCAGGATCAATGCAATTTTCTGCGCATATCTTGGCTGTATATATCTACACACTACGATATGGAATATGCAATTTTGAAATTGCAATGTGCAAAATCGAGCTGGATTTAGACTGGTTGACATGATTTTACGAACCGTCGTGTTCGGTTTTGGAATTGGAGCTTGTACCAAAGGATATTAACGGTTGCTTATTAAAACTTTGGTAGAATTATCTTCATCGAAAGCGATTGTTTgaagaaattttgaaattttattcgTTCACTGttagtttgataattatttcgtTTATGGGTTTTATTGCTGTAGATAGAGAAGAAGAATAATGGTCGAAAGAATTTTAAgttattatatttaattaaaatttagtaACGGAATGGTTATTActtttatttctttcatcaagttggtattttgtgtttttaatcctatccttttttgtttgttttttaataaaggaaaatgaaaaataaattcaaatagcaagggaaagaaaaatataaaaaattgaaagcatAAATGaggaatataaaaaaaatgaaggccTGTTGCTGCCCAGGATCGAACTGGAGACCTTTAGTGTGTAAGACTAACGTGATAACCACTACACCACAGCAACTTGTTGATTAGATGTCCGATATTTACAAATATTGTACCAAACTGACAGACCGCAAACTAGCCAAATTGACCTGTGCTACCCGACACTTGAAAaatgatgaagccataaagtgatggTGATGTCGAAAGTGTGAGTAGATTAAAACCTAAGGTAACTAATACTAAAATACGCACATGATCAAGGTTACCGATTCTTTTCCTTAGAATTACTTTATTCTTGCCACCTCAAGTTAAACATTTGGATcttgctatccacacaccatttttgACCTTTCACACACCTCATGATAATTTCTGTAATTTGATCATTTTTAGTTCATTCAATATGATGGCCAAAAATTGAGAGAGGTGTGTGAAAGACAAAAAGAGGTATGCGGATATCACCCCAAACATGATAACGTGTGGGATTGGAATAGACCAACATATCAGTATCACAGGACAAAATCTACTCACAAAAATCTTAGTAAAAAGACACATTACTCACTTTCTTAGAAATTTCCTACTCGGCACTTCTCGCCAATTGTCTTGAACAGAATTCAAGTGGTACCGCTATCCCTTAATCATTAAGAAGAATTTAGGAACTAAAAACATCGAACTTAAACGTTGCATGCTTCGAGTTTTTTACTTTGAAGCGGTGTTGTTTGTTGGAAAGCGTTTTCAGGCATTTCAGAAGCGGTCCTGAACAAGGGATTGAGGTTTAATtgtaaactttaatttggagtTCTTACTTTGTCCAAGTTGAAAAGCTTTGGTAGTCACTAGCTAGCTACTACAATGGCGGCAACAATTGCAAGAATCTGCCTGCAGTCACTGCTGAAAGCTATGAACTCACTTTTGGGAATGGTTGGAATTGCAATGATTATGTATGGCCTTTGGATGCTTAGAGTTTGGCTGAGGGACTCTGACG is from Malus sylvestris chromosome 5, drMalSylv7.2, whole genome shotgun sequence and encodes:
- the LOC126622368 gene encoding general transcription and DNA repair factor IIH subunit TFB2-like; protein product: MPQVRIIAKNFMDMVAALPAMKLDKLYENAFICEAILRSLPPLAKKYVLQLLCIEVPVTAKSMEEWVLPDGVSKHRVAIDRLIQLRIFTETVDRKRETTYTLNPIFQTNLKKLLVHGVVLPREPMPSNITVRLPSLEDLQAFALEQWECFLLQLINSSQSERPSNISSSMMKTFQRGLLSQRDREAPRLTDSGFQFLLMDTNAQLWYIIREYISNSEERGLDSADLISFLLELSFHVTGEAYNINTLNERQKNIIKDLADLGLIKLQQGRKDSWFIPTELATNLSVSLTDSSSRKQGFVVVETNFRLYAYSTSKLHCEILRLFSRVEYQLPNLIVGAITKESLYSAFENGITGEQIISFLQQNAHPRVAERVPSVPENVTDQIRLWETDLNRVEMTPAYYYDEFPTRELLEGASDFARGYNALLWEDVNSKKMRLVVKAENHVHMREYLGRQRQ